A stretch of DNA from Schistocerca americana isolate TAMUIC-IGC-003095 chromosome 3, iqSchAmer2.1, whole genome shotgun sequence:
agagaatttagagaaccagcatttgaggctgactgcagtacagttttactgccgccaacttatatttcgcggaaacaccacaaagataagataagagagattagggctcgtactcgcatataggcagtcatttttccctcattctgtttgcgagtggaacagggcgagaagatgctatttgtggtacgaggtaccctccagcacgcaccgtatggttgattgcggagtatgtatgtagatgtagatgtagatctgctccCGCCAACGTTTCCTGCGGTCATCAGGGAATGTGAGAGCTGAATATGATCTCTTAGAAGATCAAAAACGATATTCCATAAATAAAAACAGACAACTTAAATGTGATCCCGGCAGTGTAATATCTTGTAATATTGTAAAAATCTGTATTTTGCCTGGAACAATATTCCAAAAAATTTTGGAGCTAGCTGCGATTCGCGATATCTTTGTTTACGGAAGCCATGTTGGTTTTCATAGTGGAGGTTTTTCTTCTCCATAAACGACTTAATCAGTGAGCACAGAACACTAATACCTGAATCGCTAGTACTGTCGCTGAAGCCAAATAATGAAGCTTACCAGAGCGCACAAGCGATGAGTTGACGAAGGAGTCCCATTCTTCCCTGCCGACGAGCTGAGCTAGCTCAATGCGGACCTCGCGGCCCTGCAGGAAGTTGGCCACGGACGCAGCGACTCCGCCGTCTGCAGACATGCCCGTGTCGCCACGGGCCCCCTCCAGCGTGGCACCACCGACTTTGACGAGGGTGACGCCGCGCGCCAGTTCCACGGGACCGTCGCTCTCGGCGATGGCTGCCGCTTGCCGCACCAGACGCAACCCCTGGCAGGTGATGCCGCCCCCGGACTCGGGACACGGCCCCACAGCGTCCATAACAGCGCTCACGACGCCACGTCCCGCCTCCAGTAAGTTATTCTCCAACGCCGCGGGGTCGCCGGTGTGCTGCGCCGAGGCGCCGACCAACAGCGGCAGCAGAAGTGGCAACAACAGGTGTTTGACGACGCGTTTCACTGTGCGCTCGTGCGCGACTGTCATGGTCACCCGGTGCGACTAGGAGGAAGCCGAGGAAAACGCAAATCACGGCGTGCCTGCTGCCTGCTGGCTGCTCTGCTGTCCGGCGCTGCTGCTGTCCGTCCACTGTCTGCGGAATAATTCACGGTGGGCTTTTATATGTAGCCCATTAAGAATAGCACAGACTGCCCGAGGGGGGCGCAAACAGTAGTCAAAGAAAAGGACGTCACAGGAGAGCGCGCAAGCGACTGTGGCAAAACGTACCCCGTTCCCCCCCGCCGGCGGGGTACCCTCGAAATGGAGCGTGCTGGCCATTCTCCTCTCCCTCGCCGGCGCTAAACTAACGGGAAGTACGAAAAAAAAGGAGAGCTGGAAGAAGGCCAGTAGTTTTAGAATGGTAGCGCGCCGCGTACAAAGAGATGTAATTTACAGGCAATAAAAGCGCTGACGTAGGCAGAAAGGAGATGTACGAACAGCCGAGGCGTAAGAAAGTAATGAGCACTCAGATATATGCCTGTCACCTTCACTAAGGAAACAAAACGCATATGAAACGGCTCCAATCTCGAAGAGTAACTCTTTGTGATTTGCCTCACCTCGTAAAATGTCAGTTAACTACTCCGGCACTTATCGGAACGGAATAAACATATGTTATTCGTTTTATGAACTTCTCCCGTGCCTACCTGGAAGTCTCACGTTCCTACCCATAAACCAGATAGAAATTATTTGTTGCACTTCGTAGGCTGAAAGAGATTTATCCCATTGTAAAACAAATTAGAAATTAAtcgtcaatatcaatgaaattctccaacagccatGTAACtgagatattattttatattattttgacaattaCCAGTTTTGGCATTCAGGCCCCACATTCATCTCTCAAAATAAGCGAATAAAGACTTGCTattaagtcttcgaatgaagcacttgtgaaacaGGTTGAATTCACGAAATCTAGTGATATATGACACTGCATGACATTAGCTTTTaatttgagagatgcatatggggcctgcagatggcatagtggaatgtcGGAATTGGTAGTCGTCGAAATAAAATAAGGTAATAAcccagttacacggctgttggataATTTCATTGATACTAATACTTAACTAGTTGATATCACTTGTCCATGATGTATTAGACATTATGCCTCTTGGGTagatattttcattcactaaaGCTAACATTTCTATTAATTCATTGAACAGTTCTCCTCATTTGACAAACTTCATTTGGCGACCAATACCGATGGCATATCAGTTTCTGTTGTTGATATTGTTACACACTGAATGTAATCACTTTTGGAAGTATCCCCAGCCGGTTGCTTAACTCtaacatgttgttgctgttgtggtcttcagtcctgcgacaggtttgatgtagctctctatgctactctatcctgtgcaagcttcttcatctcccagtacctactgccgcctacatccttctgaatctgcttagtgtattcctctcacggtctccctctacgattttacgctccacgctgtcctccagtactaaattggtgatcccttgattcctcagaatacgtcctaacaagtgatcccttcttctagtcaagttgtgccacagatttctcttctccccaattctattcaatacctcctcattagttatgtgatctatccatctaatcttcagcattcttctgtagcaccacatttcgaaagcttctattctcttcttgtccaaactatttatcgtccatgtttcacttccatacatggcaacgctccatacaaatactttcagaaacaacttcctgacccttaaatcaatactcgaggttaacaaatttctcttcttcagaaacgctttccttgccattgccagtctacatttgatatcctctctacttcgaccatcatcagttattttgctccccaaatagcaaaactcctttactactttaagtgtctcatttccgaatctaattccctcagcatcacccgacttaattcgactacattccattattctcgttttgcttttgttgatgttcatcttctaccctcctttaatgacactgtccattccgttctacttctcttccaagtcctttgctgtctctgacagatttacaatgtcatcggcgaacatcaaagtttttatt
This window harbors:
- the LOC124607212 gene encoding uncharacterized protein LOC124607212; this translates as MTVAHERTVKRVVKHLLLPLLLPLLVGASAQHTGDPAALENNLLEAGRGVVSAVMDAVGPCPESGGGITCQGLRLVRQAAAIAESDGPVELARGVTLVKVGGATLEGARGDTGMSADGGVAASVANFLQGREVRIELAQLVGREEWDSFVNSSLVRSGTPFEGRKKDKGGAGLVLAMGGMMASMMGAMGMAGVALLAMKAIALAGMALILAAAAAVKKMGGGDEGGHHVSVVPVGHGDHGGYHRRRRAAPSHDAHYLAYGAQAPTGSDARR